The DNA sequence CCACGACCAGTTTCCCCGGTAATAATGCCGCGTCTTACGGCGGAGACACCCAGTACGTCCCCTTCGGTCAGCCCAAGCATGTGTACTCGGCCAACTTCGTCGAGCAGCGCGCCCGTCTCGGCTACACCGCCAAGGCCAGCAGCGACCTGAAACTGGTCACCCAATTTGAGCTGGACTACGCCTACTGGGGCGACAGTTCCTATGGCACGCATCGCAATCACGGTGGTGCCATCGGTGCCGACCAGACCAACATCGAGACCAAGAACATCTACCTGGATGCCAACATCTTCAAGGACGTCAACATGCGGCTGGGCATGATGCCCTATAACGACTCCTTCAAAAGCATCATGTTCGACGCCGACATGGCCGGTATCGCCTTCTCCAGCAGCTACAACAAATTTACCCCCACCATCGGCTTCTTCCGCTTCAACGACACCGGCAACAATAAAGACAACGTATTGGGTCACATGACCAACGACCTGTTCGTCCTGGACGGCAAGTACGAAGTGAACAAGGACCTGAAGGTCGGCGCCGCCTACTACTTCTTCAGAAACAATGCGGATACAATTGACAGCAATGCCGTCTTTACTTTCAATGCTGATGGTGCCATAACCACTCAGCAGGACGTCAAGCTCCATACCTTGGGCCTGAACGCCGAGTACACCGCCGGTCCGCTGACCCTGAACGGGTTCGGTATCCTGGAAGTGGGCACGGTCAACGCGCGTGCCACCACCGCCTACGCCCTCAATGCCGGTGCCAAGTACAAGGTCGGTTCTGGTAAAGCCCATGCCGAGTTCCTGTATGTATCCGGCGATTCCGGCACGACCGGCCACAGCAACGCCTTCTACGCAGTGTTCAATAATGTTGGCACGGCTGAGCACGGTTACTATGACAACGAGATGGTCATCCTGGGCCGCGATAAAAACGCCATGACCACCGACAACTCGATCATCGCCACTGCCGGCAACTTCGGCCAGGGCCAGATCGGCGGCTATATCGGCTATGAACTGCCGCTCACCGACCGCCTGACAACTGCCGCCAATGCCGGCTTTGCCGCCGTGGCCAAGGATAACGGTGCGTTCGGCAAAGCTCACAAGAGCAATTACCTGGGCACGGAGATCAACGCCGAGGCCAACTACAAGCTGCTCGAAAACCTTACCGGCGGTGTCCGTGTCGCCTATGTGTTCCTGGGCGATTACTACAAGGGAGTTGCCTTGAACGGCGAGACACCGGTCAATCCCTATGATGCCAAGATCATCTTCAAGTACTCGTTCTAATTTCTGAAACTGATGGGGCGCTTCTGCGCCCCTGCTTCATTCCAAAGAAAAGGAGCAGACCCATGAAAAAAGTTCTGATTGCCGTACTGACGGCCTTTGCCCTCTCCGCCGCCACCGCGGCCTTTGCAGCCGATGTGAAGAGCAGTGAAAAAGACGAGTGCCTGCTGGCCTCCAAGGGGTGCAAGGATCAGGTGGACAGCATCCAGCAGCGGATCAGGAAGATCAACACCGAGATCAAGAAGGGCAAGAAGGTCTATTCCGCAGAGGAATTGAAAAAATTGCAGCAGAAGCTGAAGGAAGCGGACGAAATTCTGAACAACCTCGATAAGCCGGGTCGCTAACCAGACACTATCTCTCCAAGGGAGGAAACCATGAACTTCAAGAAGAGTGCTGCCCTGTTGTTGGCTGGTGTACTGGCCCTGTCCGTAACCGCCGGCTGCAAGAAAAAGGAAGAGGCAAAACCTGATGCGGCTTCCAAGGCTGCCGGAGACACGGTAAAGATCGGTTTTCTCGGCGCCCTGACCGGTGACGTCGCCATGTTCGGCGCGCCGACCCTGGCCGGCATGAAGATGGCGGCCGAAGAGATCAATGCGGCCGGCGGCGTCAACGGCAAGAAGATCGAGATCGTTGAAGCCGATGACCGCGGCGACAAGCAGGAAGGGGCCTCGGTCACCCAGAAGCTGATCAGCCGCGACAACGTTGTGGCCATCGTGGGCGACCCGACCACCGGCATCACCAAGGTTGCCGCCCCCATTGCCCAGAAGGCCCAGGTCGTGCTGCTCTCGGCCGGCGCCACCGGTCCGGGCGTGGTGGAGATCGGCGATTACATCTTCCGCGACACGCTGCTGGACAGCGTGGCGATCCCGGCCCTGCTGGATTACTACGCCAAGAACCTCAAGTTCAAGAAGGTGGCCATGCTCACCTCGGACAACAACGATTACAGCGTCGGCATGTCCCAGCTCTTCCGTGACTCCGCCAAAGGCGCCGGTATCGAGATCGTGGCCGACGAGAAGATCAAGGACGGGGACAAGGACTTCTCCGGTCAGATGACCAACATCAAGGCCAAAAAACCTGACATCCTCTTCTACTCCGGTTACTACACCGAAGGCGCCCTGCTCATGAAAGAAGCCCGCAAGCAGGGGATCAAGGTCAATATATTCGGCGGCGACGGCCTGTTCTCGCCCGAGTTCATCAAACTGGGCGGCACAGCGGTCGAAGGTGCCATGTCGTATGTCGGGTTCTCCCCCGAACAGGCGTCACCGGTGACCGCCAAATTCATCGAAACCTTCAAGAGCAAGAACAACGGCGCCCTGCCGGGCCTGTTCGACGCCCAGGGGTATGATGCGGTCAAGCTTATCGCCTCTGCCATGACCGCCGCCAAGAGCAACGATCCGAAGGTGTTCAAGGACGCCATCGCCAAGATCAAAAACTTCGAAGGCGTTTCCGGCACGATCACCATCCGCAACAACCGCGAGCCGATCAAGTCGCCGCTCTGCCTGCTGGAAGTCAAAGGCGGCAAATATGTCCTGAAGGCCAAGGTCCCGGTCAAGATGGACTAAGGAGGTTGTTGAAAAACAGCCATCTCGCCACCGTCCTCGAAAGCCCTTTTGTGCGGCGTAGCGCTGCTACGCCTCCGCAGGGCCTTCTGCGGGTGCGACGATCTGACTATTTTTGAACAACCTGAGTTTTACAGCAGAGTACCTTGTAGCGATTCGTGGGTGCCTCCGCGAATGCAAACGCCGTGCGACCATTATGGTTGCGCGGCGTTTGTCTTTTCAGCTTGAACCGGAAAAAGGCTAGGCCTCCTTCTCCTCCATATAGGCGTTGAAGCGTCGCACATGCCCCTGGGCCAGTTCCCGCGCCGCCTCTTCGTTTCTTTCCGTCACGGCGGCCACGATTACCCGCAGGTCGTCGAAATTTTCCTGGAGTATCTTCTTCCCCCGGGGCAGGTAGTTCTCGTAGTAGGTGTGGATGTTGTAATAGACGCTTTCCAGGACGGAGATGAAGAGTTGGTTGCCGCTCATGCGGGCCAGGGCCATGTGGAGCATCTCGTCGGTGCGGATGAAGGCGTCCCACCCCTTGCGTCCCTCTTTCAGATGCTCCTCGGCCTCGGTCAAGAGCTTCCTTAACAGGGCCATGTCCTGCTCCTGCCCCCGCTGGGCCGCCAAGGCCGCCACGCCTCCCTCCATCCCCTCGCGGAACTCGGCCAGGTCGCGCAGGGAAACCGTCCGGTTGCGAATCAACAATCCCAGATTCTCGCTGAGCTGTTCGCTGTTGACCTCCCTGATGATGGAACCCCCGGCCACGCCGGTGCGGATCTCGATCAATCCCTTCTGCTCCAGTACCCGCAACGCTTCACGCAATGTCCCCCGGCTGACGCCGAACTGTTCCTTCAAGTCCCGTTCGGCCGGGAGTTGGCTCCCCGGCTTGAGCGTACCCGCTATGATGCCGTCCTGGATCTGTTCGACCACATCCTGGTAGGCGCGGCTCTGTTTGACATGTTTGAACATGTTGCTATCCTTTCCCAAGGAACTTTTCCCGTTTTTCACGTCCCAAATGGTTAAACCACACTACCATTTTTAGCGGCCCGAGACAAGCGACGGCTGGCCGTTTGCCGTTTTGCCCCCTTGACACCCGGCATAAAATTGCGTAGTAATGGTTAAACCATTCGCAATAGATTCCGTATCACACTCACGGCGGCACAAGGAGAGTCATATGCAGAATCCAGAGATCAACACGAAGATCGTAGCGCGCGGCAAGGATTTCTTTTCCACCATCTCCGGGGAAAAGCCCTCGCTCTTCAACAAAGGGGCTTGGATGGGCAAGGTTATGGACTGGAGCATGCAGAACGAGCAGTTCAAGGTCCAGATGTTCCGCTTTGTGGACGCCTTCCCCTCCCTGACGACCTCCAAACTCCTGACCGACCATATCCGCGAGTATTTCGGCGAGGAGAAGGACATGCCGCCGGTGCTCTCCACCGGCGCCAAGATGGCCGGGATGCTCGGCTCCCTGGGTGGGGCGATGCTCAACAAGTTCATCTCGGCCAATATCCAGGAGATGGCGCGCCAGTTCATCGTGGGCGAAAACACCAAAGAAGCCATAAAGAACATGGAAAAACTGCGCAAGGACGGTTTTGCCGCCGTGGTGGACGTGCTGGGCGAGGCCACCCTCTCGGAGGAAGAGGCCGAGGTTTACGTTACGACCTACCTGGAGTTGCTGGACGCCCTCAAGAATGAGCAGAAGGGGTGGAAAGGGCTGGCCGGCCACGGCGGAGATGGAAATCTGGACTGGGGCCACGCGCCCAAGGTCAATATCGCCGTCAAGCCGACCGCCCTGTTCTGCCTGGCCAACCCCCAGGATTTCGAGGGGTCGGTGGAGGCCATCCTGCGCCAGATGCGCCGGATCTGCGCCAAGGTGGTGGAGATGGAAGGTTTCCTCTGCATCGACATGGAGTCCTACCGCTTCAAGGAGATCACCCAGGAGGTGTTCCGCCGCCTGAAGATGGAATACAAGGAGTATCCCCACATCGGCATCGTGTTCCAGGCCTACCTGAAGGATACGGACAAGGACCTGGCCAATATGCTGGCCTGGGCCAAGGCCCAGAATACGCAGATATCGATCCGCCTGGTCAAGGGGGCCTACTGGGATTACGAGACGGTCAAGGCCAAGCAGATGGGCTGGCCGATCCCGGTCTGGACCATCAAGGCCGAAAGCGACGCCGCCTATGAGCGCCAGGCGCGCCTGATCCTGGAAAACCACCAGATCTGCCATTTCGCCTGCGCCTCCCACAACATCCGCACCATCTCGGCCGTCATGGAGATGGCCAACGCGCTGCACGTGCCCGAGTCGCGCTACGAGTTCCAGGTGTTGTACGGCATGGCCGAACCGGTCCGCAGAGGTATCCTCAAGGTCGCGGGGCGCATCCGCCTCTACTGCCCCTACGGCGACATGGTGCCGGGCATGGGATACCTGGTGCGGCGCCTGCTGGAAAATACCGCCAACGAATCCTTCCTGCGCCAGAGTTTTGCCGAAGATGCCCAGATCGAGCGTCTCCTGGAAGACCCGGACAAGACCGCGGAACGGGAACGGAGCGAACGGGCCGCCAAGCCGAAGAAGGCGGTGGCCGGGCCCGGCGGCCTGCCCCGCTTCGCCAACGACCCCATGGTGGATTTCACCCGCCCTGACCATCGCGCCGCTTTCCCGGCGGCCCTTGCCCAGGTGCGCACCGCTTTCGGCACGACCTATCCGCTCTTTATCGGCGGCCAGGAGGTGATGACCGCCGATCTGATCCCGACCGTCAACCCCGCCAA is a window from the Oryzomonas sagensis genome containing:
- the pruA gene encoding L-glutamate gamma-semialdehyde dehydrogenase; translation: MQNPEINTKIVARGKDFFSTISGEKPSLFNKGAWMGKVMDWSMQNEQFKVQMFRFVDAFPSLTTSKLLTDHIREYFGEEKDMPPVLSTGAKMAGMLGSLGGAMLNKFISANIQEMARQFIVGENTKEAIKNMEKLRKDGFAAVVDVLGEATLSEEEAEVYVTTYLELLDALKNEQKGWKGLAGHGGDGNLDWGHAPKVNIAVKPTALFCLANPQDFEGSVEAILRQMRRICAKVVEMEGFLCIDMESYRFKEITQEVFRRLKMEYKEYPHIGIVFQAYLKDTDKDLANMLAWAKAQNTQISIRLVKGAYWDYETVKAKQMGWPIPVWTIKAESDAAYERQARLILENHQICHFACASHNIRTISAVMEMANALHVPESRYEFQVLYGMAEPVRRGILKVAGRIRLYCPYGDMVPGMGYLVRRLLENTANESFLRQSFAEDAQIERLLEDPDKTAERERSERAAKPKKAVAGPGGLPRFANDPMVDFTRPDHRAAFPAALAQVRTAFGTTYPLFIGGQEVMTADLIPTVNPAKPSEVLGQICQAGIPEVTRAIAAAKAVFPAWRDTPPRERAQYLLKAAEIARRRAFELSAWQVLEIGKQWDQAYADVGEAIDFLEYYAREMIRLGAPQRVGNAPGELNHYFYEPKGLAAVIAPWNFPLAISMGMASAAIVTGNPVIYKPSNITGIIGHHLMEIFKEAGLPAGVFNYVPGRGSVMGDFLVDHPDISLIAFTGSMEVGLRIVERAAKVYPGQPNVKKIISEMGGKNAIIIDDDADLDEAVPHVLYSAFAFQGQKCSACSRVIVLDAVYDRFTERLVKAAQAYRIGPSEDPANTMGAVADAAAQKSILEYVALGKQEGKLLFESPIPQGEGYWVPLTIVGGITPQHRLAQEEVFGPVLAVMRAKDFDQAVEWANSTRFALTGGIFSRSPEHLAQARRDFRVGNLYINRNNTGAQVERQPFGGSRMSGVGTKSGGPDYLLHFMDPRVVTENTMRRGFAPIEADDDWVE
- a CDS encoding ABC transporter substrate-binding protein, producing MNFKKSAALLLAGVLALSVTAGCKKKEEAKPDAASKAAGDTVKIGFLGALTGDVAMFGAPTLAGMKMAAEEINAAGGVNGKKIEIVEADDRGDKQEGASVTQKLISRDNVVAIVGDPTTGITKVAAPIAQKAQVVLLSAGATGPGVVEIGDYIFRDTLLDSVAIPALLDYYAKNLKFKKVAMLTSDNNDYSVGMSQLFRDSAKGAGIEIVADEKIKDGDKDFSGQMTNIKAKKPDILFYSGYYTEGALLMKEARKQGIKVNIFGGDGLFSPEFIKLGGTAVEGAMSYVGFSPEQASPVTAKFIETFKSKNNGALPGLFDAQGYDAVKLIASAMTAAKSNDPKVFKDAIAKIKNFEGVSGTITIRNNREPIKSPLCLLEVKGGKYVLKAKVPVKMD
- a CDS encoding FadR/GntR family transcriptional regulator; translated protein: MFKHVKQSRAYQDVVEQIQDGIIAGTLKPGSQLPAERDLKEQFGVSRGTLREALRVLEQKGLIEIRTGVAGGSIIREVNSEQLSENLGLLIRNRTVSLRDLAEFREGMEGGVAALAAQRGQEQDMALLRKLLTEAEEHLKEGRKGWDAFIRTDEMLHMALARMSGNQLFISVLESVYYNIHTYYENYLPRGKKILQENFDDLRVIVAAVTERNEEAARELAQGHVRRFNAYMEEKEA